A DNA window from Microcystis aeruginosa NIES-843 contains the following coding sequences:
- a CDS encoding IS630-like element ISMae22 family transposase, protein MINLEFTEEEKNSLYYERFHHPHPRVQLKMEVLWLKSQKIPHQKICQLAGISPNTLLTYLRDYQEGGIEKLKEINFYRPKSELESQRETLKKYFEKNPPATINEAVYRREELTGIKRSPTQVRKFLKSLGMKCLKIGSLPSKADPDEQEEYKEKKLEPRLNEAKEGKRAVFFVDAAHFVMGAFLGFVWCFERLFVKSPSGRKRFNVLGALNAITHEVILVTNDTYITATQVCELRSKIAALGLMIPITLVLDNARYQKCQIVEELALSLSIELLYLPSYSPNLNLIERRWKFVKKKCLYGKYYENFSDFSSAIYECLNDAHLKHKKELDSLLTLRFQKFNKSQIMNV, encoded by the coding sequence ATGATTAACCTAGAATTCACGGAAGAAGAAAAGAACTCACTGTATTATGAAAGATTTCATCATCCCCATCCCCGGGTTCAACTGAAGATGGAAGTTCTCTGGTTAAAAAGCCAAAAGATACCGCACCAAAAAATTTGTCAGTTAGCAGGAATCTCGCCAAATACCTTATTAACCTATCTTCGAGATTATCAAGAGGGCGGAATAGAAAAATTAAAAGAAATCAACTTCTATCGCCCTAAAAGTGAATTAGAGTCTCAAAGAGAAACGCTCAAAAAATATTTCGAGAAAAATCCACCAGCCACAATAAATGAAGCTGTATATAGAAGAGAAGAATTGACAGGAATAAAACGAAGTCCTACCCAAGTGAGAAAATTCTTAAAATCCTTGGGAATGAAATGTTTAAAAATAGGTTCTCTTCCTTCTAAAGCTGACCCAGATGAACAAGAAGAATACAAAGAAAAAAAGCTAGAACCCAGACTAAATGAGGCTAAAGAAGGAAAAAGGGCTGTTTTTTTTGTTGATGCCGCTCACTTCGTCATGGGAGCATTTCTCGGTTTTGTTTGGTGTTTTGAGAGACTTTTTGTTAAGTCACCGAGCGGGCGTAAACGCTTCAATGTTTTAGGAGCATTAAATGCAATAACTCATGAAGTTATTCTGGTTACGAATGACACTTATATTACGGCAACTCAAGTCTGTGAACTCCGGTCAAAAATAGCTGCTTTAGGACTAATGATTCCCATCACTCTAGTCTTAGATAATGCCCGCTATCAAAAATGTCAAATTGTTGAAGAATTAGCTCTTTCTTTGTCAATAGAACTGCTCTATCTGCCGTCTTATTCACCTAATCTAAATTTAATTGAAAGGCGGTGGAAATTTGTCAAAAAGAAATGTTTATATGGTAAATATTATGAAAACTTTTCTGACTTTTCTTCAGCCATTTATGAATGTTTGAATGATGCCCATTTGAAACATAAAAAAGAACTGGATTCCTTGCTGACTCTACGATTTCAGAAGTTTAATAAATCTCAGATTATGAACGTCTAA
- a CDS encoding DUF5615 family PIN-like protein, producing MNNLFIRLYLDEDVNVLIAELLRARGFDAITARDAGQLNATDKAQLAHAVSQGRTLVTHNRTDFEELVRDYFDANRTHYGVIFAVRRPPREIATRLLVILDRVTADEMRNQVRYI from the coding sequence GTGAATAATCTCTTTATCCGTCTCTATCTAGATGAAGATGTTAACGTTTTAATCGCCGAGTTGTTGAGAGCGAGGGGGTTTGACGCGATTACTGCGAGGGATGCGGGACAACTTAACGCCACAGATAAAGCACAACTCGCTCACGCGGTGAGTCAGGGGAGAACCTTAGTCACTCACAACCGAACCGATTTTGAAGAACTGGTTCGCGATTACTTCGATGCCAATCGAACCCATTACGGGGTGATTTTCGCCGTCCGTCGCCCTCCGCGAGAGATCGCAACCCGTTTACTGGTTATTCTTGATCGAGTGACTGCGGACGAAATGCGAAACCAAGTTCGATATATTTAA
- a CDS encoding PEP-CTERM sorting domain-containing protein: MPLKSSFCYSVALATVATATLAPVASAATFNFSYTSSAGTITATVDGTLQPDNNTVFVSSISNTTFNGSPAPALPFVGSFAGVISSGSVTGQAVLSLDGSGLDFAACDTTLCNNNGFGFLASTFASIGGYGSLSAGERFVITNYSLTPVPEPATVLGLLSVAGVGLLCKGRKLYFARLQLAFFTQGQ, encoded by the coding sequence ATGCCACTTAAAAGTTCCTTTTGCTATTCCGTCGCCCTCGCCACGGTAGCCACCGCCACCCTCGCACCAGTTGCCAGCGCCGCAACTTTTAACTTTTCCTACACCTCCAGCGCAGGAACCATCACTGCGACGGTTGACGGAACCCTGCAACCAGATAACAACACGGTATTCGTCAGTTCTATCAGTAATACCACCTTTAACGGCTCTCCCGCCCCCGCTCTTCCGTTCGTAGGTTCTTTTGCCGGTGTCATCTCTAGTGGTTCTGTAACGGGTCAGGCGGTGCTATCCTTAGACGGATCGGGACTAGATTTTGCCGCTTGTGACACGACGTTGTGTAATAATAATGGATTCGGCTTTTTAGCCAGCACGTTCGCTTCCATCGGTGGCTACGGTAGTCTTAGTGCTGGCGAACGCTTCGTTATCACCAATTATTCCCTGACCCCGGTTCCCGAACCAGCGACGGTTCTCGGTTTACTCTCTGTTGCCGGGGTGGGTTTATTGTGCAAAGGCCGGAAACTATACTTTGCACGGCTACAACTTGCATTTTTTACTCAAGGACAATAA
- a CDS encoding IS4 family transposase: MEKWAAQELQYADLGDTRRKKRLISIVENLASQPSTSVPQASGNLAAASATYDFWNSPYFHPSDIIAAQAKSTVERIKEHPIVLAVQDTTSLDFTTQKAKKGMGYLDYKKSFGLKVHTTLGVSPVGIPLGLINQYVWAREEKNLGIAKQRKKRETQEKESQRWLDSLSETQQQIPEDIQVVTIGDCEADIFDLFAQSRSPNSHLLIRGTHNRKVNYLEDKQRSGHSEPKYLHQSIREIKACGTLDVQVKRNPNHEARLAKLTVRFASFEIQVPSHHSKATPRQPVKLQVILAEEENPHSGVNPISWLLLTSLDISSFESAITCVRWYSYRWLIERYHFVLKSGCGLEKLQLETGRRIEMALATYSIVAWRLLWLTYQARLHGEESCESFLEEHEWQSLCATIHKKSPPPEKPPSFREAVRMIASLGGFLGRKGDGEPGVKTIWLGLRRLHDISQTWKLSHQISPPIEPP; the protein is encoded by the coding sequence ATGGAGAAATGGGCAGCCCAAGAATTACAGTATGCAGACCTAGGGGACACCAGAAGAAAGAAAAGGTTAATCAGTATCGTGGAAAACTTGGCCAGTCAACCTAGTACAAGTGTGCCACAAGCTTCAGGAAATCTAGCCGCAGCGAGTGCCACCTACGACTTTTGGAATTCCCCCTATTTTCACCCCTCAGATATAATTGCCGCCCAGGCCAAAAGTACAGTAGAAAGAATCAAAGAACATCCAATAGTTTTGGCAGTGCAAGACACAACAAGTTTAGACTTTACGACGCAAAAAGCCAAAAAAGGCATGGGTTATCTAGATTATAAAAAATCCTTTGGTCTCAAAGTTCATACCACCTTAGGAGTGTCCCCAGTCGGAATACCTTTAGGACTGATTAATCAATATGTCTGGGCAAGAGAAGAAAAGAATTTAGGGATTGCCAAGCAACGCAAAAAAAGAGAAACCCAAGAAAAAGAAAGTCAAAGATGGTTAGATTCTTTGTCAGAAACACAACAACAGATACCCGAAGATATTCAAGTAGTAACAATCGGAGATTGTGAGGCAGACATATTTGATTTATTTGCCCAATCAAGAAGTCCTAACTCTCATTTATTAATTCGAGGAACTCATAACCGAAAAGTTAACTATCTCGAAGACAAGCAAAGGTCAGGGCATTCAGAGCCTAAATATTTACATCAATCCATCAGAGAAATAAAAGCCTGTGGGACCTTAGATGTGCAAGTAAAACGCAATCCTAATCACGAGGCTAGACTAGCTAAACTAACAGTTAGATTTGCCAGTTTTGAAATACAAGTACCTAGCCATCACTCCAAGGCGACCCCTCGTCAACCGGTCAAATTACAGGTAATTTTAGCTGAAGAAGAAAATCCGCATAGCGGAGTTAATCCTATCAGTTGGCTGCTCTTAACTAGCCTAGACATTAGTAGCTTTGAATCAGCGATAACCTGTGTGCGCTGGTATAGTTATCGCTGGTTAATAGAACGCTATCATTTTGTTTTAAAAAGTGGTTGTGGATTAGAAAAACTGCAATTAGAAACGGGTAGGAGAATTGAGATGGCCTTAGCTACCTATTCAATTGTAGCTTGGAGATTACTTTGGTTAACCTATCAAGCACGCTTACACGGAGAGGAGAGTTGTGAAAGTTTTTTGGAAGAACATGAATGGCAATCTTTGTGTGCCACTATTCATAAAAAGAGTCCGCCACCTGAAAAGCCGCCCTCCTTTCGAGAAGCGGTCAGAATGATTGCTTCTCTTGGGGGGTTTTTAGGTAGAAAAGGTGACGGTGAACCTGGTGTTAAAACTATTTGGTTGGGACTGCGAAGGTTACATGATATCAGCCAGACTTGGAAACTATCTCATCAAATTAGTCCCCCTATAGAACCCCCTTGA
- a CDS encoding PIN domain-containing protein, with translation MPDKVFIDTNVLIYAYSEDEPDKRQRAIDCVRSGEAWISTQVLNETINVLKRKFSLSYSQIRDAVQELSEGFPIVLVSVNTIEMALNLAERYQYSYFDSLILASALEAGCQILYSEDLQDGQRIENQLMIVNPFS, from the coding sequence ATGCCCGATAAAGTTTTTATCGATACTAATGTCTTAATTTACGCGTATTCTGAGGATGAGCCGGATAAACGACAGCGAGCGATTGATTGTGTTCGATCGGGTGAGGCTTGGATTAGTACACAGGTTTTAAATGAAACGATAAATGTATTAAAACGGAAATTTTCCCTAAGCTATTCGCAAATTCGAGACGCTGTACAAGAGCTTTCCGAGGGATTCCCAATCGTCCTCGTTTCTGTTAATACGATAGAGATGGCATTGAATCTAGCGGAACGTTATCAATATAGTTACTTTGATAGTTTAATACTGGCCAGCGCTCTGGAAGCGGGCTGTCAAATTCTCTACAGTGAAGATTTACAAGATGGTCAGCGAATCGAGAATCAATTGATGATCGTTAATCCCTTTAGTTAA
- a CDS encoding DUF433 domain-containing protein, with amino-acid sequence MVQATEYLYIVRDDEILHGEPIIKGTRTPVRAIVETWRLGVAPEEIPLGMPHLTLSQIFSALTYYSDHLEEINAYIEHNRVPDDLIDPLLKNS; translated from the coding sequence ATGGTTCAAGCGACCGAATATCTCTATATCGTTCGAGACGACGAGATTTTACACGGGGAACCAATTATCAAAGGAACGCGTACACCCGTCCGCGCCATCGTCGAAACTTGGCGTCTGGGGGTCGCTCCCGAAGAAATACCCCTAGGAATGCCCCATCTGACGTTAAGTCAGATTTTCAGTGCGTTGACCTATTACAGCGACCATCTAGAGGAAATTAACGCTTATATCGAGCATAACCGCGTTCCCGACGACTTAATCGATCCGCTGCTAAAAAATTCGTGA